From the genome of Glycine soja cultivar W05 chromosome 14, ASM419377v2, whole genome shotgun sequence:
ATGTTCCCCGTAGCAAACATCCATCCAGGAAATTTATGTAACTAGTTAGTACAAATAAATATGGAGAACAACAAGTTGACTACAGAAGATATCAGCATGAGGTCATTCATAAgcttatattttgttaattCGGGTACAAGCTTATTTTTTGAGTTTCTCAAACACAAGAATCAAaacacaaaagaagaaaatttgaacaaaaaaaaaaaatagaagtagtAATTCAGTGGCTGCACGAAGATTAGATTACAGCAGACAAAAATAACCATAAtagtagaaagaaagaaagaatgggaGGGATAGAAAAATAGATAAAggatgtctttttattttttatgcttaaaaTTTGCAGTGTGTTTCCGTGTTGTTGCAGCAGCAGCACTCATATTCAACAAGGTGAATACACTATAAGTTAGAATTGAACCATCGTTATTTtcgtttatatttaaaaatttgatgttTTGTCACTCTGTGATACACTCTAGCATTGGAGCAGTGCACTGAACGACCAACTTGCAAGATATTAAACACACTTCAAcgcaaaattcaataaaaaaaatgaagaaaaaaattataaattcctCAGCAACAAAAATGAACAGGTGTGAAACCCTAACCCAAAGTTCATCAACTACGCATGGAAAGGTGGAAATTGAatggaagagagaagagagaaaagggTACCGGCAGTGGTGGGAACATGGCTATCGTCGGCGTCGAGTTCTAACACTGAAAATGAATTTGCTAGTTTctccatttctctctctctctctttctttctttctcttcaaactctttcaacTTTGGCGCTGttggaaagaagaaaattcatGGGTCGGGTTGTGGACTTTTCGGGTTTGGATATAACCCACCAAAATTGCACCCTGGCCAAACATTTTCTAttggtaaattattttattgttcccctattttttttttaaattccaagttaaaagataaagtatatttacagtggaaattaaattttttaccaTTAAGATTTTCGTGATTttaatgcaaaataaaatattatattttagtaaatgaaacatatttgaatagatgtattaaaacttatttttatttcaatttaaaaaaaacttatttattatagatagtggtaatttttattataaaaaaaattagttgaaaatgagAGTCTGTGTGAGAAGAAGAGAGATAGTGAAATAAAGTCACTTGAGAGAAGAGTATATTTGTGTAAGAGTGTCTTGTAACTATTGAGTGAGATACTCAGTTGTAGATTGTTACACAATTTAGGGtgtcttataattaatttttgtgatAGTGAAATACTTTTAACGATTTTGTGGACGTAGGCAATAACAGTCTAATCACACTAAATTCTTatgttcattattatttttcctacgGAGTATTATTTGTTATGTTCTCACTATTATTTGTGAGATATGTAATTTTGTTTGAGGAAGTGTTGATtactcaacattttttttatttaatttgatcttctaatttttaaaatctattctATTTGATTTTATTGTCTAAATTAATATGTGTGATCATGTCATCTAGAGTTAATTTTACggtttaaatatgtattttatgactatttaaaatcattaataagtTGTTTTAAATAGTTACAAAGTGTGGATTTTTAACATGGTTAatccaatttaaattatatgatgaaattgaatcgatttaaaaaattagagtaataaattatttaaattttcaaaatatttacttattataaatatagtaataataatataacaaaaaaatacttatgaaaTGAGAACATTGCAATGAAGAGACCAATAAAAGGCCAAATATCCACATCGGGTATATACATTTTCCCTCTCTTCACTCTCTCAGTCTCAACGAACTTTCAATTTCTGAGAAGCATGCGCCAAATCAGTGTAAGGGTTCTGTTCCTTCACTTCACCGTTTTCCTCACAATTTTCCATTACTGAGTTTTCCACTTCACACTGTAATCAATTTGCTGCTGTTTCTTTCCATCAtccttaatttttgtttttgcatttcttctttcttattattattttatcctcACTCTTTCCTTTTTCTGTTTCACCAGTGCTTCAATGGAAAAGATTGATGACTCTCTCAACAAAGACAAAGATAGAGATCATCGCATAGGACAAGGATGCACCACCTtggttaagaaaaaattaaaaaaactgcaTTTTCTATCTCCATTATTTACACTTCTGTTCTTTTTTTCATGCATTGTAAATTTTGCtgccatttttttaatcatttttgtgtttcatttgttcctctttttttttttaatttatccatactcttgttttttcttttgttttgtttctgttTCACCAGTGACTCAATGGAAAAGACTGACCCCTCTCTCAATAAAGACGAAGGGATTGCACAGGATGCAGATGCACCACTGAGGTGAATTTGAATGTTTTTACTTGTGTGTGTGATAGCTTATAAAAAAGGTTTTGtctatgaaaattgatagaacatCAAttgataaaagtaataaaaataaaatataatgtttgAACACTGAAATCACACACAAATGCGGCAATatactttctatttttattgtatttgtatCCATTACTCATATTCCTCACTCATGTTCCGTACAACATTgctatatcatttttattttatccttactCATGTTCCTTCACAATTTTTTGCATGAAATTATAGGGAAATGGAACAAGAGCTGGCCTTCCATCTAGATCCATGGTCTCCAACTATTAATGGATACTTGGAGGCTGTGGTGATTAACAAGAAAcggaagaaaaatgaagaagacaTAGTGAATTCGACAAAacagcataaaaaaaattagctgTAGATATAGTATGTTAAtactgtttttcttttcaataaccATACAAGTGAAGGGTAGCTAGAAGGCAATATCGTTTACTATTTCTAGAGCATGGTCATATCATATATGCTCTTTTTGGATTTATGTTCTTAAACTTTTGTGTTCCAATTATTGGTCTTcctgaaattgaaaaaatataaaacgtgGACAGTTTACTTGTGCAATTAATGTGTATGTTTATTGTACATAGTACTAAAACAGTTTGGTAcgtacacatttttttattattttaaaactgtttaatttgttcaattaatgtatatatttgatttttttaattttactattaaatattttaaatctggTGTTGTGTTACAATGTAAAGACGTACAACTGCTTCGTTATTAACTTCAATttaagaatttgaatttgatcaagGTTCTTGTGACTTAAAATTACGAGCCAAATCAGCCATTGCTCCAAGTGTTTGCAACTTGATTGTTAGCTTATATAATAACTAGCTACCTGGCATGAGAGATAAATATACTAGTAAGAGAGGTCATTCCAATTTCCACTTATGCTTGAAACATCTGTATGATTTTAAACCAGTACATCAATATTTTTCGGCTGAATACCGAATTAGTCACAATTTCTTTTCCTTGATTAATCGGATGAtgaacacacacacaaaaaaaaaacagcatatCATTTGATGCAATTGTTGAATAGGGGGAGCCAATATATGAGAAGCTACTACATGGGAAAAAAGGTCTATACTCTATACCAAGTTTGAATTCCATGTAAAAGGGTGCTTCCAATTAAGTGGTTGGGGTCAATGCACCAGAAAAATCATGCATGATTGGATAAGATAAGGTTGAGGTTGCTGTCAAACAATTGGAGGACCAATATACTTGATAGACCATCACACACTTTCTGTTCTTATTGCACTTTGTAATCTTGGAGTCAATCCCCAAGCACTTGCTTGCTGCTGTTGTCAAGGAACTAAGAAAAGAGAGGCCCTCATGCATAAGAATTGATTAGttttcttatttcatttttatgtacATTTAACAATTACATTACCATTGTACATCACGTGATGCTAGCAAAGCATTATAAGGATGTGGAAATAATAGACAATCAGAAATCTAATTCAGCAAAGCCTCAGCTAAATCTAGTTGTAGTGATTTGCTGTCACTGATTATAAGTGTTGCTTGAGCTGAATCATATGGCATCAAATTCTTGTGCTgcatttcttcaccaaaattGACAGTGTTAAGTGCTACACTATGCCTTTTCAATTTTCTCCCAATCATCTCCTACATTTTCTTCTCATGCTTAACAAGACTAAAAAACATCAATGAGATAAATTAGAGGGAAAATAGTCCTAATAAAGAAACAATTTCAATAATGCAGAAGAGACAACTATTCTCACCTTCCAGCAAAGACAATAATACTTTGCTGCTGCTTCTAATTCTGCTGATGCTGAAGGTCCAATTGTGCTACCTAAATGCCAACAACTACTTCATCTCACCATGCACCTATTTTTAATCCTAATATAGGAAACGAAAAACAGGAAATGTAAATCAACTCTTACATGAACCGAAGAATCctactataaaataaaatgtcagATAATGCCCTGCATACTTGTCGCATCTGTAGTTCATCAATTATAGAAATAAGTCTCATGAAACATCAGTTGCAAAGATAGGCACCCCTATAGCACAGATTACGCACATCCTATAACAAATGCATTAAAAGTTGtttctaatatttaatatacGGCCACTTTTTTCAACATAGAAGTTACTGTAGCACTATGATAAGTATCAAAGTGCTTATTAGGGATTACTATAACATAAAAGTTACCCTGTATTTGTTGCACGCTTAAAGAGATGACACTATACTAGAAAATAATTGAGAGCGAGCACAAATCTCATATTGTTACAAAAGTTCTAAAGTCAATACCTGGAGTAAAACATTTACGatgataataacaataatattgtttatataaacgttttacttttataaaaaaaaatgtttattttaatgcatcttttaatgataaaattcttCATATACCCTGTAATATAAAGTGAAGAATTCAATGTGTTTAATACATTGATTTTctacattataataatataaaacaatacaACCATTCGTTTTATTTGCCATCCCTATAAAATTATTGAGAATATTtgtgaatttattttataaaactttgttATTGTGTAcccattcaaaataataaaagtattggtttttaaaagaatttaattataatacattattagtgtaacttttttatattatcaacttATAAATTAccctaaatataattttttaaataattacaacAAAAGTCAACCATTTTTCAGCTATGTAACCGTTTATGATTGAAtgttatgttttaaataattgaaccaggttttatttcaatttctttttaaaaacatattaaacacttttaaaaaattacatattaatatttttcatacttttttttccATCTTCACAACATCTGTCCTAAATCTACTTCAATAAAGAATCAATCAGGTCATGTTAGatcaatgaataaaattatcactataaatACACTATCCTTTTTTCCTCCCATTAAATCACGGGTATTCAGGAGTCACTTTTTGAACAAAGTATTTAGGTCACATAAATAGAAGAATAGAGGAAAACAttctatttacttttttatataatttatcttttattaaaattaaaatatattaattcctCAAAAAATTAAAGTGTATTACCATGTTGACCTATTGTttcattttagattttattttttatgcattattaacataaaaaatttacgcAATTCaccaataaaatatttcaatagatattatttaaaaaaataattattataaaaattaacaaattatcttaaataataatttatgattaactAACCATATAAAAGTGTATAAActattatttagtttttattttatgtccTTTCAAAAACATCAAACAAAGAATCAAAAGCACATATTATTAGAGAGTTAAGTACCATTGTAATTTTGTGTAGACCGTACTAGTGTTGTTGTTTCTATTGTTAGAGAATAATACATTAATTTGGCGTTATGACAACTAGGTTATGTTTGAATTAAGGAATTAAGTAAaccataaaaagaaaagagaagtcCTCGTTGGTGTTTGTAAGAGCATATAAATAACATAGTCCTCCTCCTTTGTTTTTCCACATCACATCACattgcagagagagagagatccaTCGATCAATTAATTTCCAATGGCCGATCAGCTCACCGACGAACAGATCTCTGAGTTCAAGGAAGCCTTTAGCCTCTTCGACAAGGACGGCGATGGTCTCTTTTCTCGGATCCCTTTTCTCTCTCTGGCCCTCTTATCATTAGATCTCATTCCAATCTCGTTTTTCTTTCTTAcccttttgattattttgttgaaatttttaatcttttcctcATTGGGTGTCTTCTCCTTTCATTTTTTGCTCCTTGATGTTTGTGGGTGTGTGTATGAATGAATTGGATTTGCATTCTCGCTGAAATATCCAACCTTTTTCCCGTTTTGCCCTTCGCTAATGTTGCATGTGATGTGATAATTTTTCCTGTTCTAGGATTGTGGGGTTGGTTGGGGTGAATGTTTTCAACTGTGAATCCGGATTTGATTTGTGGGTGTTTGATTTCTCGATCAGAAATTCGGAATTGTTTGTGGATGTGACATGTGGTGCTACATGTTTGGATTTGTAAATAACTTAATAGGatggaaaaatataaacttccaccccccccccccccccaatttgagGTGGATTTAGGTAGGAATAGTGATAATGATGTGACGGGAAAGAAAGAGATAGGAAGAAAATGGATTGGAAATATGAGAATGTATGTTTATATAATTACTCATGTAGGATTGGCCCCCTTTACGTTTATTGACtgcatttttgttaattttgaagATATATCTGAGAATGAAATAAGAATTGCATGGTATGTGAATCTCTTATCCGAATAAGAAAGTGGGATTTATGATTGATTATTGTTGAGCTGTGCGTGGTTTATAATGAATGTAAAGGATTTTTTACCCCCATAGTACTGGATTTGTGAGTCTTGTATCGTCATGATACATTTATAGATTTATGAAATTGTAGGCAAAAGATCAAATTAACCTGGAATATTATGGATACCACTCCCCATGTGCACATTCCTGTCATTAGTGTTGATGTGTTTGAAGCTCTTGAACGAAACTTGGGAATATGATTTGAGCAGAAAACCAAAATTTTAGATCTAAGTGTTCGTCTTATAACGTGTTTGGTTGCATGTTGTTGATGTGTTTTTCCAACCTGAAGCTAACTAAATTGACATAATATTTTGCTTTGTGATGAGTTTCCAAACATGCACTTGATTGATTCTTAAATTGGATCATGCATTTCCTTGTGAGGCTGAATTTCTTGTTTGTGtttaaccttttttcttttgtttccaaATGATACAGGTTGTATTACCACCAAGGAACTTGGGACTGTGATGCGGTCGCTTGGGCAGAACCCAACTGAGGCTGAGCTGCAGGACATGATAAATGAGGTTGATGCTGATGGGAATGGTACCATTGATTTCCCAGAATTCCTCAATCTCATGGCGCGCAAGATGAAAGACACTGATTCAGAGGAAGAGCTGAAGGAGGCTTTCCGTGTGTTTGACAAGGATCAGAATGGTTTCATCTCTGCAGCAGAGCTCCGCCACGTAATGACCAATCTCGGTGAGAAGCTGACCGATGAGGAAGTCGACGAGATGATTCGTGAGGCTGATGTTGATGGTGATGGGCAGATCAACTACGAGGAGTTTGTCAAAGTCATGATGGCCAAGTGAGGACCAATCAACCATAACAAAAACATTTGAAAGCACATGAACAGAAAAGGGACAGGGCAGATAAGTTTTGATGAAAATTCTATTTTCATTAGGACAATCTTCATTTGGGGTCATTAGTTTTTGTTGGTCGGATTTGTGTTTGCTTTTATTTATTGGTATTGCTCATTAGTATTTTCTACTTGTTTGCTCTGTCCCTTGTTTTAGTAGCTTGGATTAGCTGTGTCTCACCATGCATTTGTACTTcacttttcatgttttttgggtTACTACTATGAAACTGGAACAATTGGTTGCAATTAGTGCTTTTACATATGGGTGACTTATACTGTTAAAACCGTCTTTTATGCTATTCTATGATTGTTTCTGTGATCATTTTGCATTTCTCGACTTCAATCCAATAATGATTTAGTTAATAACAACATTGCAACGGTCTAGATCAAGAGTGCTGTGTTCAATTTGTCAACGCCTTTAGCAAAATAATAAGTGATTTtactaataattaaagaaatatgcACAGCCTTGCCAACTTGTTTATGATCTCGTTTTCGATAACAATGTACTTAAAATGCAAACATCAAACTAATGCACGTCGCATGAACGTGCCTTTGGAACCCAAATAAAAAGACGTAGGATCAAGAAAATCGAAGCTAACCCCAAACTTGTTTACTTAGCAATTATGTTAATGgaacattatattatttattgttacaTTAAATGGTTCTACGTGGGACATTGATGCCGCACAATCCAACCTGAGCACGAAAGATTTTCCCTTACTGATGGCACGAGATTAATTTCTTTCAGAATGAGGCATTGTGCTAGCAGCAgaaaatccaaatccaaatctaaatccaaatccaaattcACTGTGAAAGCACAAGCAAAGTCAAAATCACTGCGCCAATTCGTAACATGTGGGTGCTTTTGAAGATGCACAATGCCAGAACCACCATCGTGGAGGCACCAACTTCTTCCTCCTTTTCTTTGGTATATGTCTTATCGAAGATGCGATgtgataaaaagaaatcaattaaaaaaaatatgtatttgggTGATGAATGAGGCATTACTCTTTTCACTTTTGCCTTGACAATTTGGTTGTCAAAAGCcatccatttttttatattacttaaaTCAATGATTTAAATGTTTGGAGGATTCCTCCACACATGTtttggataatattttttttgggttaaatatatttttgtccaaTGAAAATACATCGGATTAACttgaatttaattctttaaagaaaaaaaatacatttaatctCCAGCATTTtagaaatatcaaattttagtctttttcttaattatgtttGCTTCTACAGTTAGATGTGACCACGTGGTCGTTCTAGTCAGTGGTTTGAAGTAATTTGACATGCCATGTAactaattagaaaaattaaaaacaaaattaagttaaccaattaaaaacataattacaaaaagtaaaaagaaaaaagaaaaaaagtaatagaTGATTGGAGAAGATAATGTTCCTTTGACGGATGTCGTCACTATTCTGAGTTGATGTAATTGGTTAAGATCAAGATCCTCATTGAATCCCTCATCACACTGTCTCCTACCTCTTAACATAGTTAAGAAAAGGACTAAAAtctaatatttctaaaattttggaataaaatgcaaaggaaattaaaggaaaaaaacaaatttgttaaattttgaagaaaaaaacatatttaaccctatttttttattttagcttttttttatagaaataaagtgtttgaaaaataattagtgCGTTTAGGGCATCagctaaaatttgataaaaagttttttcattgaaaaaataagttgttttcgttatctaaaaatttgttaaaaaaatacattgaaaaaataagttgctttcatatatctaaaaatttgaaatttgtgattATTTCTCAACAACCGTTTTTCTCCTAAAAACATTATTCTTTAGTTATTCCTAAATTTCCCAACAACTTTTTTCCAATAAcattctacttttttttctaatttattatgtGAAAGCTGATTTTTGTCAACAaacttatacaaataaaaatcaattctaattataatcaattatacatgtaattgattattgaAATAACTTTTGCATCTGTACCAAACACCCTCATGAGAGGACCTTTGAATAATTTATCCCACGGAAATGACTTTGTTAACATCTGTTTTCGGGATTATGATCTTCAACAGTTTTTAGAGAAACTGGATGAATCTTACGAAtccaatgattttattttattatgcaataaattaatatttaaaattaaattttattaactttaataatGACTTGATTTGCAACTGTAGGTGCAGTTTATTTTGAAACTCTTGAAGTCTAAATGATCCAGATCCTTGTTTCATGTTTCAGATGTCCAATTTGTCGTGATTTGTTAACTTGGATAAGTGATAGCATCCTTATAAAGAAAAGGAATCTTCGAGTACATGGTATTGTACATTTGTACTACTGTATTGGCACAGTTGTCATGTTATAAATAGTAACATGCTGTACCTTATGGTACGGCCTAACCTGCTTACCATATTGTGGCATCTTCATTTTTGCACCTTTGGGATTTTGCATGTGGCTCACGATGGTTAGTGTTTGGTTCCCttcatcttaattttaatttaaatctttcatctttttttacttttacattCATTTTATTCCTTTAAACCAAATATATCCTTAGCATTAGCATGGTAAAACTTTTTTCACAACCAAACATGGAGAGGAAACAAGCATGTTTGTTGGCTTTGTTTGGTGTCTGTAAAATATCATGCCGACTCAGGTGTCTTTAGGCATGCATGCAATAGCTACATACTTCAAATATCTCGAATAGAACAAAGCTGCAATCatggatttttaaaaaagaaaagcaagtaGGCAGAGCAAAGTGTGCAAACTAAAGGAACCAATTAAGTTAAAAGGAGATAAatcaccaagaaaaagaaaaagaaatgataaaaatgCAAGGGAAGAGGGAGAAAAGAATAAGGTGGATAGAAGAATCTCAATGATTTTGTTGCACGTAAGGGAGGAACCATATCAATATATCTTGGGGTGCACTGCAgattattcaaataatataaatttaacaacatatatacattaaattaaagGACAAGAATATTTTGGATCCATATTTCTcataattagaagaaaaataataattcattcaACAAAAATGTACCAACTTTTTTTCAGTCTAGGAGGTGTTTGTTGATCCCTTaactttgtttttatatatataatcatcctaattagaatttttaactCTCTAATAGAACCCAAAATATCCTTGCAAACTTATGCAGATCCCTCATACAACACATAACACACAATTTTGTACctgatataaatttattatatataatgtcaCTCTAGAGATAGAAGATATCACATTTATTCATGCCTTCTCCTTTaaacgaaaatgaaaattgatgtCTTCTTGTGATTATTAAACTTATACTCACTATTTTTACTCTTGGCCTGTAATGATTAGGAGTGTGTttgataggaagaaaaaaataggtgaaaaatataatagataaaaaaaagatgagaGAAATAGAATGAATATAGAGGtatttgatttaaaagaaataaaaaataagaaaaagagtaaaaaagaatcaatttaataaaaaaaatgcactatcAAACTCTTGCAATCAATTGTGCTGGAAAGGAAAAtcgcttttttttttccactgcGTGAAAATCGATTGAAGTTCATGGGTCCAATGCATAATCAATTACTATTTTAGAATATCCAAAACCAGTTATGTATGAAAGTAGATTTTAGCAACTCGAGAgaaatgaaaatcaattttatttttgaaaaatgactTTTTATCATATACGCTAATGATAATCGactaacaacaaaaaataatcgaTCATTTTCTGCAAGAAATGAGTACTATATTGATCATTTCGGCATAATTTTGtggaaaaataaatgtaaatccCGCacctttttatttctctccCTCGATTTCTAAGAAAAGATGACAATCTACTCTCTATTTCTTCACTTTTTCTCctctctttccttcttttctatGCAACCAAAAAAAGTGTATAAGAATAATGTTTTCCGtaacaaactattattttattttttttaagagtacacactattattttattagttaaaatctaTTACTACAAAATTATAAGTGAGtctcttttaaataaaaagtgagatagaaaattttttaatttttaataaactttaacCAATAACACAATGGGGTAGAAAGTGTCACTACTcttttaacatttatttaagtaaaaagtgagacacaattttataatttcaagtTTATTATTTGCTAACCCAACACAaataatgaaaaggaaaaacaggGATCAAAAGTAATTGTGCAtggattaataaaattaagtgtAGAAACTAATGTTTTTGCAATATAAGAACCGAACGACtaatttttcttaatgaaaaaatttaccCCAGACAATATTAAAATCTTGACATTTTACTCATCTATATTTTTATCCCGTACCAGTAGAGATGAAAAAAAGATGTgcttgattattttaaaaaaacatcaaaactcatttttaaagaataaacgTCAGAAAAgaagataacaaaaaaaacacacaagaaAACAAGATTTGAAAATGATACAAGTTTTTggctttaaaaacaaaaaaaaaaaagttttgaaaatacACTAGAATAAATCTATTTTCATCAAATAATCTCAAAGAATAGAAAACAGctttgaaaaacataaaataagcaagccaaatttgtttctaaaattcaattttttccttctctttctcaCTTTTTCTTCCACCgagagaaaatatattaatatccattttatttctctctctatttACTTTCTCTATATTTCCTGTCTTTCCATCCAAAGGTACCATTATTTTAAGCTAATAACTTGAtattataaacaataatttgatattttgatcCAAAAAACACAATTATAATCAGCACCCCCTTACCACCCTATTGATACTTCAATAAttcaagaaggaaaagaaacaaaaagtaattgaaaagcaaaaaggtttaatttatcaatttgaACAGAAGCCTCAAGCATATATAGACATAAGCCCTTCATATACCACCTGTCAAGgagtattatttaaattttcatctttacAGACTGAGgctaccaaaaagaaaaaagaaaaaaaaaggtttatatAATTGACAAGCGTCACATATTTCACCTCTTGAGTGGTTTGTAAAGGACAACTGTCACATATTTGGACTGGAACCTGTGAGTGAGTCCCAGGGCAACAACAGACTTTAAGGCCAAATTTTTCTCTATGAAGACATGATTTAGCACAACATGTTGGGGCTTTGAAGAGGAACCTATGTCAGATTTCTCCATACCTAGGACAGTAAGATGCAGCTGCGAAGGAACGGCCATCGGCTCTTTTGCAAAATCTTCCTCAGCTGGAAATGCTTGACCATAGCTGGATTCGGGGGAGGGTGGTGCTTCAAACTCGGACACACCATCAGGGTTTTCTGGCACATAATCCTGCAGAAAACCATAACATTTAAATCATTAAATGGAAGACAAATCAgctgaatttttctttttgtattgaTAGTCAAGTAAAGCAAAATTGTGAAACAATTTGCTAGGTTT
Proteins encoded in this window:
- the LOC114384642 gene encoding calmodulin; this encodes MADQLTDEQISEFKEAFSLFDKDGDGCITTKELGTVMRSLGQNPTEAELQDMINEVDADGNGTIDFPEFLNLMARKMKDTDSEEELKEAFRVFDKDQNGFISAAELRHVMTNLGEKLTDEEVDEMIREADVDGDGQINYEEFVKVMMAK